One window of Tachysurus vachellii isolate PV-2020 chromosome 21, HZAU_Pvac_v1, whole genome shotgun sequence genomic DNA carries:
- the LOC132864219 gene encoding aurora kinase A- and ninein-interacting protein yields the protein MKSCKNKTSRSPEEECGVWLDAAELRAKKQRNLTRPISKLLNPLARSGGYSVAVALNFTQTKMEMPVTKQSRISSFFPPQSKKGRDAKDYSSPWPSGMSSTLLPEEQMGTKRKREIFESPSKLDDLCRRSSLRHTQEHGEDIKSLSGEVCNYGDDKEQQFLHLIWGYKSEESEPEGKRRPCENIKIDNITNASAGSIKAMTCGNGSDNIPERLLHRDQTHQCSHESIGICGEISNDTFLSTEDMNTQEPVKGQSETETRDSFLTPRSSTKIQNTIKHLVKTYKEPELFQQKNQGSPVKREDKENSRPTSSRHSTALSPFKYRVCSSPTKPSSDFNRKLCLTPKKSIREDQENDEDSLGRLFTQDSEGFRVIAHRSKLSRLPLKDQTNSLEGREHPSIPSVIPLEMEENSDPGPEMLFTQDSQGNIVIKH from the exons ATGAAAAGCTGTAAAAATAAGACCTCTAGATCCCCAGAGGAGGAGTGTGGAGTTTGGCTGGATGCTGCTGAATTAAGAGCAAAGAAACAGAGA AATCTGACACGACCGATATCCAAACTCCTGAATCCGCTGGCTCGGTCTGGAGGTTACAGCGTGGCAGTGGCTCTGAATTTTACCCAAACCAAGATGGAAATGCCTGTgacaaaacagagcagaatctCCTCATTCTTTCCACCACAGAGTAAAAAGGGAAGAG ATGCAAAGGACTACAGCTCTCCATGGCCTTCAGGAATGTCTTCTACTCTCCTTCCTGAAGAACAAATGGGGACTAAACGAAAGCGTGAGATATTTGAATCGCCTTCCAAACTAGACGACTTATGCAGGCGTTCCTCTCTTAGACATACACAGGAACATGGGGAAGATATTAAGAGTTTGTCAGGCGAAGTCTGTAACTATGGTGATGATAAAGAGCAGCagtttttacatttgatttgGGGATATAAGTCAGAAGAGAGTGAGCCAGAAGGAAAGAGGAGACCTTGTGAGAATATTAAAATTGATAATATAACAAATGCATCAGCAGGCAGCATCAAAGCCATGACGTGTGGTAACGGGAGTGACAACATCCCTGAACGTCTGCTTCACAGGGATCAGACACACCAATGTTCTCATGAGAGTATTGGCATTTGTGGAGAGATCAGCAATGATACTTTTCTCTCTACAGAAGATATGAATACTCAGGAACCGGTAAAAGGCcaaagtgagacagagacgAGAGATTCGTTTTTAACTCCAAGGTCAAGCACCAAGATCCAAAACACGATAAAACATCTCGTAAAGACTTACAAAGAGCCAGAACTATTCCAGCAGAAGAATCAGGGGTCACCTGTGAAAAGGGAGGATAAAGAAAATAGCAGACCGACATCATCGAGACACAGCACTGCACTTTCACCTTTTAAGTATCGCGTGTGCTCCAGCCCAACAAAACCTTCTTCAGATTTTAATAGAAAACTTTGTTTGACCCCTAAAAAGTCAATCAGAGAGGATCAAGAAAATGATGAAGACTCACTGGGCAGGTTGTTTACTCAGGACTCTGAAGGCTTTCGGGTGATCGCACATCGCAGCAAACTGTCTAGACTTCCACTGAAAGACCAAACTAATTCCCTTGAGGGCAGAGAGCATCCGAGCATCCCATCTGTTATACCACTGGAAATGGAAGAGAACTCCGATCCAGGGCCAGAGATGCTTTTCACACAGGACTCTCAGGGAAATATagtcattaaacattaa